A single Kryptolebias marmoratus isolate JLee-2015 linkage group LG7, ASM164957v2, whole genome shotgun sequence DNA region contains:
- the LOC108228992 gene encoding LOW QUALITY PROTEIN: solute carrier family 12 member 3-like (The sequence of the model RefSeq protein was modified relative to this genomic sequence to represent the inferred CDS: deleted 1 base in 1 codon): protein MGQLVSKRNVLARGVHFSTNEEGPPRYSSHHFDSTVYRNPDLRIPPTSVVSDEESSTSERRGSRAELRRSSVYSTMDLVPQLEHYANSLPRQIIRNRPSLETLRKTFEVRCMLNIWGVILFLRLSWITSQAGIVLTCVIILMSVTVTSVTALSISAIATNGRVVSGGAYFMISRTLGPEIGGPIGVVFSFANALACALNTVGFAEVVRDLMLEFNVVMIDSVNDVRIVGVITVTILLLISLAGMEWESKTQILFFLVLLISFADYFVGTVIPPDTEKQAVGIFGYRGDIFVENLTPNWRGSQGSFFQMFAIFFPAAIGILSGANISGDLKDPATAIPKGTLMAIFWTTLSYLGITVTVGACVVRDASGNKSDILTGNSTDGCVGLGCNLGWNFTDCIQSQSCQYGLANSVKVLGQVSGFYYLITAGVFAASLSSALGFLVSAPKVFQCLCKDKIYPYIIFFAKGYGKNNEPLRAYILCYLIAVAFILIAELNTIAALISNFFLCSYSLINFSCFHASITNSPGWRPSFHYYSKWTALFGAVISVVLMFLFTWWAALITFCIIFFLFGYVNYNKPKINWGSSVQAGTYNMALSYSVSLTGVEDHVKNFR from the exons ATGGGGCAGCTTGTATCCAAACGGAATGTACTGGCCCGAGGTGTCCACTTTTCGACCAATGAAGAGGGCCCTCCCCGATACTCATCACACCACTTCGATAGCACTGTATATCGAAATCCCGATCTTCGAATTCCACCAACCTCTGTTGTCTCTGATGAGGAGTCAAG TACATCAGAGCGCCGTGGCTCGAGGGCAGAGTTGCGCAGATCCTCTGTCTATAGCACCATGGACCTGGTGCCCCAGTTGGAGCATTATGCCAATTCCCTTCCACGTCAGATAATAAGAAACAGGCCATCTCTTGAAACTCTCCGCAAGACATTTGAA GTTCGTTGCATGCTGAATATTTGGGGGGTCATCCTGTTCCTCCGGCTGTCATGGATCACTTCCCAGGCAGGCATTG TGTTGACGTGTGTTATAATCTTGATGTCTGTGACGGTGACATCTGTGACTGCGTTATCCATTTCTGCTATTGCCACCAACGGGAGGGTGGTCTCAG GTGGAGCATATTTTATGATCTCCAGAACTCTGGGTCCTGAAATTGGAGGACCAATTGGGGTGGTTTTCTCATTTGCCAATGCACTAGCGTGTGCCCTCAATACTGTTGGTTTCGCAGAGGTTGTTCGTGATCTAATGCTG GAGTTCAATGTCGTCATGATCGATTCAGTGAACGATGTTCGTATTGTGGGTGTGATCACTGTGACCATTCTTCTGCTCATTTCATTGGCTGGAATGGAGTGGGAGTCCAAG acccagattttgttctttctcGTTCTTTTGATCTCCTTTGCAGACTACTTTGTTGGCACAGTGATCCCTCCTGACACTGAGAAACAAGCTGTTGGCATCTTTGGATACAGAG GTGATATCTTTGTAGAAAACCTGACACCAAACTGGAGAGGATCACAAGGAagttttttccaaatgtttgccatttttttccctgctgCCATTGGCATTCTATCTGGAGCCAACATTTCTGGAGACCTTAAA GATCCTGCTACTGCAATACCCAAAGGCACCTTGATGGCCATTTTCTGGACAACACTCAGCTACCTGGGGATAACAGTAACTGTTG GGGCGTGTGTAGTGCGGGATGCTTCCGGGAATAAAAGTGACATCCTGACTGGAAACAGCACTGATGGTTGTGTAGGACTGGGCTGTAATTTGGGCTGGAACTTCACAGACTGCATCCAGTCCCAGTCCTGTCAATATGGACTGGCCAACAGTGTGAAG GTGCTGGGCCAGGTGTCAGGCTTCTACTACCTCATCACTGCTGGTGTCTTTGCAGCCAGCTTGTCTTCTGCTCTTGGATTCTTGGTCTCTGCACCAAAAGTCTTTCAG tgtctctgcaaagacaaaatataCCCTTACATTATATTCTTTGCAAAGGGTTATGGGAAAAATAATGAGCCCCTCCGAGCGTATATTCTCTGCTACCTCATTGCTGTGGCCTTTATTCTCATTG CTGAGCTGAACACCATTGCGGCTCTGATCTCCAACTTCTTCCTGTGCTCTTATAGTCTTATaaacttcagctgctttcatGCTTCTATCACCAATTCCCCTG GGTGGAGGCCTTCGTTTCACTACTACAGCAAATGGACAGCTCTGTTTGGGGCAGTGATCTCTGTGGTTCTAATGTTTCTGTTCACTTGGTGGGCTGCTCTCATCACN TTCTGtatcatcttcttcctctttggATATGTCAACTACAACAAACCCA AAATAAACTGGGGTTCGTCAGTCCAAGCAGGAACATACAACATGGCCTTGTCGTATTCTGTCTCTCTGACGGGTGTGGAGGATCATGTCAAGAATTTTAGGTAA